A part of Podarcis muralis chromosome 13, rPodMur119.hap1.1, whole genome shotgun sequence genomic DNA contains:
- the TMEM101 gene encoding transmembrane protein 101 isoform X3, producing MGMAVLCASFMSFGVKRRWFALGAALQLAISTYAAYIGGYAHYGDWLKVRMYSRTIAIIGGLLVLASGAGEIYRQKPRNRSLQSTGQVFIGIYLICVAYSLQHSKEDRLAYLSGVPGGEIALQLLFVLYGVLALSFLSGYYITAAAQILSVILPLVILFIDGNLGYWHDSRRVEFWNQMKLVGQNVGIFGAAIILATDG from the exons ATGGGCATGGCGGTGCTGTGTGCCAGCTTCATGTCCTTTGGGGTGAAACGCAGGTGGTTTGCCCTGGGGGCTGCCCTTCAGTTGGCTATCAGCACATATGCAGCGTACATTGGAGGCTATGCGCACTATGGAGACTGGCTGAAg GTGAGGATGTATTCCCGAACGATAGCCATCATCGGTGGTCTCTTGGTCTTGGCAAGCGGGGCCGGCGAGATCTACCGGCAGAAACCGCGAAACAGGTCCCTGCAGTCCACGGGGCAGGTTTTCATCGGCATCTACCTCATCTGCGTG GCCTACTCTCTCCAACACAGCAAGGAAGACCGCCTGGCCTATCTCAGTGGCGTCCCAGGTGGAGAAATTGCCTTACAGCTCCTCTTTGTCCTCTACGGGGTGCTGGCCTTGTCCTTCCTGTCTGGCTACTACATCACCGCAGCCGCTCAGATCCTGTCGGTCATCCTCCCTCTGGTCATCCTCTTCATCGACGGCAACTTGGGTTACTGGCACGATTCCCGCCGAGTCGAATTCTGGAATCAAATGAAGCTGGTTGGGCAGAACGTTGGGATCTTCGGGGCcgccataattttggccacagatGGCTGA
- the TMEM101 gene encoding transmembrane protein 101 isoform X2 gives MRKPDIPVPFLYFDMGMAVLCASFMSFGVKRRWFALGAALQLAISTYAAYIGGYAHYGDWLKVRMYSRTIAIIGGLLVLASGAGEIYRQKPRNRSLQSTGQVFIGIYLICVAYSLQHSKEDRLAYLSGVPGGEIALQLLFVLYGVLALSFLSGYYITAAAQILSVILPLVILFIDGNLGYWHDSRRVEFWNQMKLVGQNVGIFGAAIILATDG, from the exons ATGAG AAAACCAgacatccctgttccatttctctacTTCGACATGGGCATGGCGGTGCTGTGTGCCAGCTTCATGTCCTTTGGGGTGAAACGCAGGTGGTTTGCCCTGGGGGCTGCCCTTCAGTTGGCTATCAGCACATATGCAGCGTACATTGGAGGCTATGCGCACTATGGAGACTGGCTGAAg GTGAGGATGTATTCCCGAACGATAGCCATCATCGGTGGTCTCTTGGTCTTGGCAAGCGGGGCCGGCGAGATCTACCGGCAGAAACCGCGAAACAGGTCCCTGCAGTCCACGGGGCAGGTTTTCATCGGCATCTACCTCATCTGCGTG GCCTACTCTCTCCAACACAGCAAGGAAGACCGCCTGGCCTATCTCAGTGGCGTCCCAGGTGGAGAAATTGCCTTACAGCTCCTCTTTGTCCTCTACGGGGTGCTGGCCTTGTCCTTCCTGTCTGGCTACTACATCACCGCAGCCGCTCAGATCCTGTCGGTCATCCTCCCTCTGGTCATCCTCTTCATCGACGGCAACTTGGGTTACTGGCACGATTCCCGCCGAGTCGAATTCTGGAATCAAATGAAGCTGGTTGGGCAGAACGTTGGGATCTTCGGGGCcgccataattttggccacagatGGCTGA